In Pseudomonas fluorescens NCIMB 11764, a single window of DNA contains:
- a CDS encoding alpha/beta hydrolase, translating to MASSLLTRLRRRWLPLLCMAGLVVGLPVSCGVLEHTERELLFRIEPGTAGWYRGLPKDVQEFDIKSASFKGGQNLHAWWWPAARRDAPSILYLHGVRWNLTGQAFRIEQLRAMGYSVLAIDYRGFGQSKGDLPSEASVYEDARAAWERFKTMQPDAGKRLIYGHSLGGAVAIDLAADLAAQAKKDHAAVPVRGLVIESTFTSLGDAVAQVAESNLPVKWLPVRWLLSQKFDSIDKIVDIDMPLLVVHGLADAFMPSRFSQQLFNAASEPKRLLLVPGGTHNNSMSLGGNQYRQALEGLMKAKPPQMAGPALTRGTQDS from the coding sequence ATGGCCTCCTCCCTGCTCACCCGTCTTCGCCGACGCTGGCTGCCCTTGCTGTGCATGGCCGGGCTGGTTGTCGGTCTGCCCGTGAGTTGCGGGGTGCTTGAGCACACCGAACGCGAGCTGCTGTTTCGTATCGAGCCGGGCACCGCTGGCTGGTATCGCGGCTTGCCAAAGGACGTTCAGGAGTTCGACATCAAGTCCGCAAGCTTCAAAGGCGGGCAAAACCTGCATGCCTGGTGGTGGCCCGCCGCGCGGCGGGATGCACCGTCGATCCTCTATCTGCATGGCGTGCGCTGGAATCTGACGGGGCAGGCGTTCCGTATCGAGCAATTGCGCGCCATGGGCTATTCAGTGCTGGCCATCGATTACCGTGGGTTTGGTCAGAGCAAGGGGGACCTGCCATCGGAGGCCAGCGTGTATGAAGACGCCCGAGCCGCCTGGGAGCGCTTCAAGACGATGCAACCCGACGCCGGCAAGCGCCTGATCTACGGCCACTCCCTCGGCGGTGCCGTGGCCATCGACCTGGCGGCTGACCTTGCCGCACAGGCGAAAAAAGACCACGCCGCCGTTCCGGTGCGCGGTCTGGTCATCGAGTCCACCTTCACGTCGCTGGGCGATGCCGTGGCGCAGGTGGCCGAAAGCAACCTGCCGGTGAAATGGCTGCCCGTGCGCTGGTTGCTTTCGCAGAAATTCGATTCCATCGACAAGATCGTCGACATCGATATGCCGCTGCTGGTGGTCCATGGCCTGGCCGACGCGTTCATGCCCTCGCGATTCAGCCAGCAGTTGTTCAATGCTGCCAGCGAACCCAAACGCCTGCTGCTGGTGCCGGGCGGTACGCACAACAACAGCATGAGCCTGGGCGGCAACCAGTATCGCCAGGCACTTGAAGGCTTGATGAAGGCAAAGCCGCCGCAGATGGCCGGGCCGGCGCTGACTCGCGGTACTCAGGATTCCTGA
- a CDS encoding NAD(P)H-quinone oxidoreductase has product MNLPQTMTLIEITEPGGPEVLKPRQEAVPTAGVGEVLIRVHAAGVNRPDVIQRAGKYPMKPGMSPIPGLEVAGEVVAVGKDVSEFIVGDNVCALTNGGGYAQYCVAPASQTLPIPQGMDWVQAAAVPETFFTVWANLFDMGGASKGQRALIHGGTSGIGTTALMLCREFGVKAFATAGSEEKCAAIRKLGAEAINYRDQDFVQVIQEKTAGKGVNVILDIMGGSYLNSNIAALGMEGRLVMLGFLGGAHAKDVDLMAIMSKRATITGSLMRSRTREEKASIAEQLREYVWPVLAAGRCLPMIDKVYPLADAAQAHARMEGGDHIGKIVLRVD; this is encoded by the coding sequence ATGAATCTGCCCCAAACCATGACCCTGATTGAAATCACCGAACCCGGCGGGCCCGAGGTGTTGAAGCCGCGCCAGGAAGCGGTCCCCACCGCTGGTGTGGGCGAAGTGCTGATTCGCGTGCATGCCGCCGGGGTCAATCGCCCCGACGTGATCCAACGGGCCGGCAAGTACCCGATGAAACCCGGCATGAGCCCGATCCCTGGCCTGGAAGTGGCCGGCGAAGTGGTTGCAGTCGGTAAAGACGTGAGCGAATTCATCGTCGGCGACAACGTCTGCGCGCTGACCAATGGCGGCGGCTACGCACAATACTGCGTCGCACCGGCCAGCCAGACATTGCCGATTCCTCAAGGCATGGATTGGGTGCAAGCGGCGGCGGTCCCGGAAACGTTCTTCACGGTGTGGGCGAATCTGTTCGACATGGGTGGCGCCAGCAAAGGCCAGCGAGCATTGATTCACGGCGGCACCAGCGGCATCGGCACGACGGCCTTGATGTTGTGTCGCGAGTTCGGCGTCAAGGCATTCGCCACGGCAGGCAGTGAGGAAAAGTGCGCGGCGATCCGCAAGCTGGGCGCGGAGGCGATCAACTACCGCGACCAGGATTTCGTCCAGGTGATTCAGGAAAAAACCGCCGGCAAAGGCGTCAATGTGATTCTCGACATCATGGGCGGCTCGTACCTGAACTCGAACATCGCGGCGCTGGGCATGGAGGGTCGACTGGTGATGCTGGGCTTTCTCGGCGGCGCCCACGCCAAAGACGTCGACCTGATGGCGATCATGAGCAAACGCGCGACGATCACCGGCTCACTGATGCGCTCGCGGACCCGCGAAGAAAAAGCCTCGATCGCCGAGCAACTGCGCGAGTACGTCTGGCCGGTATTGGCTGCCGGGCGTTGTCTGCCGATGATCGACAAGGTCTATCCACTGGCTGATGCGGCACAGGCTCATGCGCGGATGGAAGGTGGCGATCACATTGGCAAGATTGTGTTGCGGGTGGATTGA
- a CDS encoding pirin family protein produces MLTLRKASDRGAANHGWLKSFHTFSFANYRNPKEQGFSDLLVINDDRVAAGKGFGQHPHRDMEIFSYVLEGALEHKDTLGTGSVIRPGDVQLMSAGSGVAHSEYNHSATRGVHFLQIWIVPDVSGAKPRYQQEHFSTQKKRGRLQLIISPEGKNGSLQVRQDARVYAGLIDGKESATLELAANRYAYVHVARGSVELNGMVLQEGDGVRVRDEQLLSLSNGVDAEVLVFDLRPQELPEMP; encoded by the coding sequence ATGCTGACCCTTCGCAAAGCTTCCGATCGCGGCGCGGCCAATCACGGTTGGTTGAAGTCGTTCCACACCTTTTCCTTCGCCAACTACCGCAACCCGAAAGAGCAGGGTTTTTCCGACCTGCTGGTGATCAACGATGACCGCGTCGCCGCCGGCAAAGGCTTCGGCCAGCACCCGCATCGCGACATGGAGATCTTCTCCTATGTGCTCGAAGGTGCCCTTGAACACAAGGACACCCTGGGTACCGGTTCGGTGATCCGCCCCGGTGACGTGCAATTGATGAGCGCCGGCAGCGGCGTGGCGCACAGCGAGTACAACCACTCGGCCACCCGTGGCGTGCACTTCCTGCAAATCTGGATTGTGCCGGACGTCAGCGGCGCCAAACCGCGCTATCAGCAAGAGCATTTCAGCACGCAGAAAAAACGCGGCCGCCTGCAACTGATCATCTCCCCCGAGGGGAAAAACGGTTCGCTGCAGGTGCGCCAGGATGCACGGGTGTATGCCGGGCTGATCGATGGCAAGGAATCCGCCACCCTGGAACTGGCCGCCAATCGGTACGCCTATGTGCATGTGGCTCGTGGCAGTGTCGAACTCAACGGCATGGTATTGCAGGAAGGCGATGGCGTACGGGTTCGGGATGAACAATTGCTGAGCTTGAGCAATGGCGTCGATGCCGAAGTGTTGGTGTTCGACCTGCGTCCTCAGGAATTGCCGGAAATGCCATAA
- a CDS encoding ABC transporter ATP-binding protein: protein MPANLSRITSLLDQARRALLLVWGTSRGLFLGLVLATLIAGMLPALAAWLGQRIVDAVVFAMQLHAQQGSAPLWPVVRYVLFEAGVLALLSGAQRALSVQQSLLRVQLGQKVNTMILEKAQTLSLVQFENSEFYDKLVRVRREASTRPLALVMKSLGLIQNLIVLISFGVLLVHFSPWALVLLVVGALPVFFAEAHFSGDAFRLFTRRAPESRQQNYIETLLSHEAYIKEVKLFGFAPLLLKRYRETFARLYAEDRRLTLRRDGWGFVLGLLGTGAFYLAYAWVVVDTVHGSISLGQMTMYLVLFKQGQTAVSSSLSAISGLYEDGLYLSSLYEYLAEPVVVDTGHLTEGALPGDGLRFENVGFCYPGASRPALEGIDLHLVPGHSVALVGENGSGKTTLIKLLTRLYRPDKGRILLDGSDLQAWEEGALRRRIGVIFQDYIRYQFSVGENIGVGDTLAFNDEQRWQAAAAEGMAAPFIERLDRGYATQLGRWFAGGQELSGGQWQKIALSRAYMRRDADILILDEPTSALDPAAEAAVFEHFSEHTEGRMTLLISHRFSSVRNADHIIVLDQGAILERGDHDSLVAAGGRYAQLFKLQAQGYR from the coding sequence ATGCCTGCGAACCTCTCCCGCATCACCTCCTTGCTCGACCAGGCCAGACGCGCCTTGCTCCTTGTCTGGGGAACCTCTCGCGGGTTGTTTCTGGGCCTGGTACTGGCCACCCTGATCGCTGGCATGCTCCCCGCGCTGGCCGCCTGGCTGGGCCAGCGCATCGTCGATGCCGTGGTGTTCGCCATGCAGTTGCATGCGCAGCAGGGCAGTGCGCCATTATGGCCGGTCGTGCGTTACGTGCTGTTTGAAGCCGGTGTGCTTGCTTTGCTGTCCGGGGCGCAACGGGCGCTGTCAGTGCAGCAGTCGTTGTTGCGGGTGCAGTTGGGGCAAAAGGTCAACACAATGATTCTGGAGAAAGCCCAGACGTTGTCGTTGGTGCAGTTCGAAAATTCGGAGTTCTACGACAAGCTGGTTCGGGTGCGGCGCGAGGCGTCGACCCGGCCGCTGGCGCTGGTGATGAAGTCGCTGGGGCTGATCCAGAACCTGATCGTGCTGATCAGCTTCGGCGTGTTGCTGGTGCATTTTTCGCCGTGGGCGCTGGTGCTGTTGGTGGTCGGCGCATTGCCGGTATTTTTTGCCGAAGCGCATTTCTCCGGTGACGCTTTCAGGCTGTTCACCCGCCGTGCGCCGGAGAGTCGGCAGCAGAACTACATCGAGACGCTGCTCTCCCACGAGGCGTACATCAAGGAGGTCAAGCTGTTCGGTTTCGCGCCGCTGCTGTTGAAGCGGTATCGCGAGACGTTCGCGCGACTCTACGCCGAGGACCGCCGGTTGACCTTGCGCCGGGATGGCTGGGGTTTTGTGCTGGGGTTGCTGGGCACGGGGGCGTTTTACCTGGCTTACGCGTGGGTGGTGGTCGACACCGTTCACGGCAGTATCAGCCTCGGCCAGATGACCATGTACCTGGTGCTGTTCAAGCAAGGGCAGACCGCGGTGAGCAGTAGCTTGAGCGCCATCAGCGGTCTTTACGAAGATGGCCTGTACCTGTCGAGTCTTTATGAATACCTGGCTGAACCCGTCGTCGTGGATACCGGGCATCTCACCGAGGGTGCACTGCCCGGCGATGGTTTGCGGTTCGAGAACGTCGGGTTCTGTTATCCGGGCGCGAGCCGCCCTGCGCTGGAGGGCATCGATCTGCACCTCGTGCCGGGGCACAGTGTGGCGCTGGTGGGGGAGAACGGTTCAGGCAAGACCACGCTGATCAAGTTGCTGACCCGTCTGTACCGTCCCGATAAGGGCCGAATTCTACTGGACGGCAGCGATTTGCAGGCGTGGGAAGAAGGTGCACTGCGTCGGCGTATTGGTGTGATTTTTCAGGATTACATCCGTTACCAGTTCTCCGTGGGCGAGAACATTGGCGTCGGTGATACGTTGGCGTTCAACGATGAACAACGTTGGCAGGCGGCCGCCGCCGAGGGCATGGCTGCGCCTTTCATCGAGCGTCTGGATCGCGGCTATGCCACGCAATTGGGCCGCTGGTTTGCGGGGGGCCAGGAATTGTCCGGCGGGCAATGGCAGAAGATCGCCTTGTCCCGCGCTTACATGCGCCGTGATGCCGACATACTGATTCTGGATGAGCCGACTTCAGCCCTCGATCCGGCGGCGGAGGCGGCGGTGTTCGAACATTTCAGCGAGCACACCGAAGGTCGCATGACGCTGCTGATTTCCCACCGGTTTTCCAGCGTGCGCAACGCCGACCACATCATCGTGCTGGATCAGGGGGCGATCCTCGAGCGCGGCGACCATGACAGTCTGGTGGCGGCGGGCGGGCGTTATGCGCAGTTGTTCAAGCTGCAGGCGCAAGGTTATCGATAG
- a CDS encoding GlxA family transcriptional regulator yields the protein MKTVAMVLFPDFLLLDMAGPMEVFSIANRYLEPAQRYELMTIGTEHGALRASNGVNVHPDMHIDQAGQAYDLLLVPGGPGAYNEKHPPLLHWLQNAVSRAGCYGSICTGAFVLGHAGLLDGYRVTTHWHYTERLIKGFPKATVETDRIYVQDRNLITSGGVTAGIDLALSVVAEDHGKKVAQDVAKVLLVVMKRQGGQAQFSPLMATIAPHETPVTRVQNYVLEHLDEAFSIERMAGLATMSPRHFARVFAREVNMTPMEFLQSARIDCARNLLETTDLPLKTVAFKSGFGSVRHMRFLFSEKLGLTPTLYREQSS from the coding sequence ATGAAAACCGTAGCAATGGTGCTGTTTCCCGACTTTCTCCTGCTCGACATGGCCGGGCCCATGGAGGTGTTTTCCATCGCCAATCGCTACCTGGAGCCGGCACAGCGTTATGAGCTGATGACCATTGGCACCGAACACGGGGCATTGCGTGCGTCCAACGGCGTCAACGTTCACCCCGACATGCACATCGATCAGGCGGGTCAGGCTTATGACTTGTTGCTGGTGCCTGGCGGTCCCGGTGCCTACAACGAAAAGCACCCGCCGTTACTCCACTGGTTGCAAAACGCCGTCAGCCGCGCAGGCTGCTATGGCTCGATTTGCACCGGCGCCTTCGTGCTCGGGCACGCCGGCCTGCTCGACGGTTACCGCGTCACCACCCATTGGCATTACACAGAACGGCTGATCAAGGGCTTCCCGAAGGCGACAGTGGAGACCGACCGGATTTACGTGCAGGACCGCAACCTCATCACCTCCGGCGGCGTTACGGCCGGCATCGACCTCGCGTTGTCAGTCGTCGCCGAAGACCACGGCAAGAAAGTCGCCCAGGACGTGGCCAAGGTGTTGCTGGTGGTGATGAAGCGCCAGGGCGGCCAGGCGCAATTCAGTCCGTTGATGGCCACCATCGCGCCCCATGAAACGCCAGTGACCCGCGTGCAGAATTATGTGCTTGAGCATCTGGATGAGGCATTCAGCATTGAACGCATGGCGGGCCTGGCCACCATGAGTCCCCGTCATTTCGCCAGGGTGTTCGCCCGGGAAGTGAACATGACCCCGATGGAATTCCTGCAAAGCGCGCGCATCGACTGCGCCAGGAATCTCCTGGAAACCACTGACTTGCCGCTCAAGACCGTGGCGTTCAAAAGTGGCTTCGGCAGTGTTCGGCACATGCGGTTCCTGTTCAGTGAAAAACTTGGATTGACGCCGACCCTGTACCGGGAACAGTCGAGCTAG
- a CDS encoding YbfB/YjiJ family MFS transporter has protein sequence MLSTSSTPRSAIWLPIFAGLCASLVSIGLARFAYTPLIPSLIQAHWFSTSDVVYLGAANLVGYLIGALIGHPLARRTSNKTALRLMMLAVTLSFFACGFPLSVSWFFGWRLLSGIAGGAIMVLVAATVLPHVPVTRRGLASGAIFLGIGLGIAGSGTIVPPLLSLGLQNTWFGLGLIALVLTAASWFGWPSAAHPATVMPSDEEFSAPTDPRVYLLFAQYAFMAAGLVPAMVFLVDYVARGLGAGSHVGALIWVMYGIGAIIGPVSYGFLADKLGARLSIRLVLVVQALAVGLLSISSSFTALALLAVILGSFPPGIVPLALARVHELIPQHHPQQIAWSRATVSFATFQAIAGFAYSALFNASGGHHGLLFIIAAGAIVVALLLEPGMRLLNRHDRLQSALN, from the coding sequence ATGCTCAGCACATCATCCACTCCACGCAGCGCGATATGGCTGCCGATATTCGCCGGTCTTTGCGCCAGCCTGGTCAGCATCGGCCTGGCGCGGTTTGCCTACACGCCGTTGATTCCTTCGTTGATCCAGGCGCACTGGTTTTCCACCAGCGACGTGGTGTACCTCGGTGCCGCCAACCTGGTTGGCTACCTGATCGGCGCACTGATCGGCCATCCGCTGGCCCGCCGCACCTCCAACAAAACCGCGCTGCGCCTGATGATGCTGGCGGTGACGCTGTCGTTTTTCGCCTGTGGCTTTCCGCTGTCGGTGAGCTGGTTCTTCGGCTGGCGCCTGCTGTCGGGCATCGCCGGTGGCGCGATCATGGTACTGGTCGCCGCGACCGTGCTGCCGCATGTGCCGGTCACCCGCCGAGGATTGGCCAGCGGCGCGATTTTTCTGGGTATCGGTTTGGGCATTGCCGGATCGGGAACGATTGTTCCGCCGCTGCTGAGCCTGGGTTTGCAGAACACCTGGTTCGGTCTCGGTTTGATTGCGCTGGTGCTGACCGCCGCAAGCTGGTTCGGTTGGCCGTCAGCTGCGCATCCGGCAACTGTCATGCCGTCTGACGAAGAATTCAGTGCGCCGACCGATCCACGGGTTTATCTGTTGTTTGCCCAGTACGCATTCATGGCGGCCGGCCTCGTACCCGCCATGGTGTTTCTGGTGGATTATGTCGCTCGCGGGCTCGGTGCCGGGTCGCATGTGGGTGCGCTGATTTGGGTGATGTACGGTATCGGCGCGATTATCGGTCCGGTGAGCTACGGTTTCCTGGCCGATAAACTGGGCGCACGGTTGAGCATTCGCCTGGTGCTGGTGGTACAGGCGCTTGCCGTGGGTCTGCTGTCGATTTCCAGCTCATTCACCGCCCTGGCCTTGCTGGCAGTGATCCTCGGCTCGTTCCCGCCGGGCATCGTTCCGCTGGCACTGGCCCGGGTTCACGAACTGATCCCGCAGCATCACCCGCAGCAAATTGCCTGGAGTCGCGCCACCGTGTCGTTTGCTACATTCCAGGCAATTGCCGGGTTTGCCTATTCAGCATTGTTCAACGCCAGCGGCGGGCATCACGGGTTGTTGTTCATCATCGCGGCGGGAGCCATTGTCGTGGCGCTGCTGCTGGAACCGGGCATGCGCCTGCTGAACCGCCACGATCGGCTGCAATCGGCATTGAACTGA
- a CDS encoding LysR family transcriptional regulator: protein MNWDDARVFLAVCRESTLRGAARVLGVDQATVGRRITALEKSLSATLFLRTSEGYALTAVGEAALKAVEKMEHSALELERRIQGLDDRLTGTVRVSTTDSMAIDFLIPAIARLHEQHPDVRVQLDASTQIISLSKREADIAVRNTRPDNPDLIARRIARWPVGLFASRDYVDAHGVPAPGSAFEGHDLVVYQPYLQGHKDMTLVSEPLGRGRIVSSLSSGLLVRRAIAAGIGLGEIPVYMGERDGLVRLWPERTRPVPYEVWLVTHEDLRHTARVRVVIDEIVAVFSGTGE, encoded by the coding sequence ATGAATTGGGATGACGCGCGAGTCTTTCTGGCGGTTTGCCGGGAATCGACGCTACGCGGCGCAGCGCGGGTGCTGGGTGTTGATCAGGCCACCGTCGGGCGGCGAATCACGGCACTGGAAAAGTCCTTGAGTGCGACGCTGTTTCTGCGCACGTCCGAGGGGTACGCGCTGACGGCGGTGGGCGAGGCGGCGTTGAAAGCTGTGGAAAAAATGGAGCATTCCGCACTGGAGCTCGAACGACGGATTCAAGGGCTTGATGATCGACTGACGGGCACCGTTCGGGTCAGCACCACGGACTCCATGGCCATCGACTTCCTGATCCCGGCCATTGCCCGCTTGCATGAGCAGCACCCCGACGTGCGAGTGCAACTGGACGCTTCGACGCAAATTATCAGCCTGTCGAAACGCGAAGCCGACATCGCCGTGCGCAACACCCGGCCGGATAACCCGGACCTGATCGCCCGGCGCATTGCGCGTTGGCCGGTGGGACTGTTTGCTTCCAGAGACTATGTGGACGCCCACGGCGTGCCGGCACCGGGCTCCGCGTTCGAGGGGCATGATCTGGTGGTGTATCAGCCGTATTTGCAGGGCCACAAGGACATGACGCTGGTCTCGGAACCGCTGGGGCGCGGCCGCATCGTGTCGAGCTTGAGTTCCGGCCTGCTGGTGCGCCGAGCCATTGCCGCCGGAATCGGACTGGGGGAAATTCCGGTGTACATGGGGGAGAGGGACGGGCTGGTCCGGCTGTGGCCAGAGCGCACGCGACCGGTACCGTATGAGGTGTGGCTGGTGACCCACGAGGATTTGCGGCATACCGCCAGGGTTCGTGTGGTCATTGATGAGATTGTGGCGGTGTTTTCGGGGACGGGTGAGTAA
- a CDS encoding DUF6338 family protein: MDGLVKEVIPLLQYLLPGFLAAWIFYSLTAFKRPDTFGQIVQALIFTFVIQSLVVGLGAVLLLTGERFFSVGAWDRKSEALWSAVIAVLLGFLSCHIASSDKLHALLRKLKITTQSSYPCEWYSAFLSRKRYVVLHLVDSKRLFGWPTEWPSEPARGQFVLEYPSWIDGANKPFHTGIEVIVIDVSKVQWVEFTKTTG, translated from the coding sequence ATGGATGGCTTGGTCAAGGAAGTGATTCCGTTACTTCAGTATTTGCTCCCGGGTTTTTTGGCAGCCTGGATTTTTTACTCGCTGACGGCGTTCAAACGTCCGGATACCTTTGGGCAGATCGTCCAGGCGTTGATTTTTACGTTTGTGATTCAGTCGCTGGTTGTCGGTTTGGGAGCGGTGCTGCTTTTAACGGGGGAGCGTTTTTTCTCAGTCGGCGCGTGGGACAGGAAATCGGAGGCTCTGTGGTCTGCTGTGATAGCGGTGCTGTTGGGCTTTCTATCCTGTCACATCGCTAGCAGCGACAAGCTTCACGCTTTACTGCGGAAGCTGAAAATCACCACGCAATCTTCATATCCTTGCGAGTGGTACAGCGCTTTTTTATCGCGGAAAAGATATGTAGTGCTGCATTTGGTAGATAGCAAACGCCTGTTTGGCTGGCCAACAGAATGGCCGTCGGAACCTGCACGAGGACAATTCGTTCTCGAGTACCCTAGCTGGATTGATGGTGCAAACAAACCGTTTCACACCGGGATCGAAGTCATTGTTATTGATGTTTCAAAGGTTCAGTGGGTCGAGTTCACGAAAACAACAGGGTGA